GAGCGGGGCGACGCCCGGCATCCGCACGAAGACCCCGCGCGCGGTCAGCGCCGCCAGAAGCGCACGGGCATGGTCTCCGTCCCGGCCGCAATCCACGGTGACGAAATTGGTTGCGGAGGGCAGGGGCGTCAGCCCGTTCTGTTGTGCGATCCGTGCAATCCGGTCCCGCCCCCGCGCGACCTGCTCCACGACGTCGGCAAGCCAGGGCTCGTCCCCGAGCGCGGCCAGCGCCCCGGCCTGGGCGATGCGGTTCACGCCGAAATGGTTGCGGATCTTGTCGAAGCTCCCGGCGATCTCCGGGTGCGCAATCCCATAGGCGATGCGCGCGCCTGCCATCCCGTAAGCCTTTGAGAAGGTGCGGAACCGGATCACGCGCCGGTCGGTCGTGTCGATCTCCGGGCGGCTGGATGCGGGCGCGAATTCGGTATAGGCCTCGTCGAGCACCATGAGACAGCCCTCGGGCACGCTGTCGATCATCGCCTGCACCGCCGCGGCATCATGGACGCTGCCCATGGGATTGTTCGGATTGGACAGGTAGACGAGCTTCGCCCCGACCTCCGCTGCCCTCGCGACCAGCGCCTCGGGATCCTCGAAATCGCCGCGATAGGGCACCTTGTGCAGCACCCCGCCCACGCCCGCGACATGGTAGTTGAAGGTCGGATAGGATCCGTCGGAGGTCACCACCGCATCGCCCTCGGCCACATAGAGCCGCACCAGCGTGCCGAGCAGCCCGTCGATGCCCTCGCCCACGGTCACCGCCTCCGGCGCGATCCCGTGCCGTGCGGCGATCGCCCCGCGCAGCGCGGGCATGTCCGCGACGCCGTATTTCCAGATATCCTCCACCGCCTCCGCCATCGCCGCGCGCGCCTTCGGCGAGGGGCCAAAGGGCAGTTCGTTCGCGCCGAGCCGGGCGTCGAAGGTCACGCCGCGCTCGGCCTCGAGGCGTTCGGGGGCGACGAAGGGCACGGTCGAGGGCAGGGACCGGACCAGCGGGGTCTGACGGGGATCGCTCATGCGCAACGGTTTTCCGGGTCTGTGGATCGGAAAAGACCCGCGCGGCGGCGGGTCTTCATGTCTTCGGATCGGCTCAGCCGAGATCGGCGAGGCGGGCGAGGGCGGAGCGGATCTTCGCCTCCTCCTCTTCGCGGGCGGCGAGGGTCTCGCGCGCCTCCTCGACGACCTCCTCGGGTGCGGAGGCCACGAAATTCGGGTTGTTCAGCCGGCCGCGCAGCCCGCCGAGCTCCTTTTCGAGCTTGCCGAGCGTCTTTTCGAGCCGGGCCTTCTCCTCCGCGATGTCGATCACCCCTTCGAGCGGCAGGGCGAAGGTGCCCCCCGGCACGGAGATCGTAATCGCGCCCTTGGGCATCGGTCCCTCGGTCACGCCGTCGAGCCGCGCGAGCTTCAGGATCAGCGCCTCGCTGTTGGCAAAGGCCCTGCGCCCCGCGGCGTCGAGGTCGACCTGCACCATCGGGATCTTCAGCCCCGCCGGCACATGCACTTCGGCGCGGGAGGAGCGGATCGCCTCGACGAGGTCGATGACCCAGTTCATTTCCCGGTCGGCCTCCGCGTCGATCAGCTCGTCCGACAGCTCGGGCCAGGGCGACACGGCGAGCATCGGGCGCGCGCCATGGACGGTGCCCCACAGCTCCTCGGTGATGAAGGGCATGATCGGATGCAGCATGGCGAGCGCCTGGTCGAGCACCCAGCCCATCGTCTGCCGCGTCTCCGCCTTCGTCGCCGCATCCCCGTCGTAGAGGAGCGGTTTCGACAGTTCCACATACCAGTCGCAGAGCTTGCCCCAGACAAAGGCATAAAGGGCATTGGCCGCGTCGTTGAAGCGGTAGTCGGCAAAGGCGGTGTCGACCTCGCGCAGCACCTTCACGGTCTCTCCGACGATCCACTTGTTGACCGTCGCCGTCGGGGTCGGCACGACGCCCGGCGTGTAGCTTTCGAAGACCTCGTTCATCTCCGCAAAGCGCGCGGCGTTCCAGATCTTCGTGCCGAAGTTGCGATAGCCCTTGATCCGGTCCACCGACAGTTTCAGCACCCCGCCGATGGAGGCCATCGCGGCATTGGTGAAGCGCAGCGCATCGGCGCCGTATTCGTCGATGATCTCGAGCGGGTCGATGACGTTGCCGGTCGTCTTCGACATCTTCTTGCCCTTCTCGTCGCGGACGAGCTGGTGCAGGTAGACGGTCCTGAACGGCACCTCGTCGACCACGGCGAGCTGCATCATCATCATCCGGGCGACCCAGAAGAACAGGATGTCGAATCCGGTCACGAGCACGTCGGTCGGGAAATACTTCTTCGTGCTTTCGTCCCAGTTCGGCCAGCCGAGCGTGCCGATGGGCCAGAGGCCGGAGGAGAACCAGGTATCGAGCACGTCGGGATCGCGCCAGACCGGGTAGACGAGCTTTGTCGGGTCCTGCGTGAGATTGTATTCAGCAAGGCTCGCGGCGAAGCGGTCATAGGCCTCGTCCCGGTCCGCGACCTCGATCACGCGGGCGTGGTTGAGCGGGGTCGGGACGTCGTCGATCTCGACGAAGAACTTCTCCTTCACCGCCTCGAAATCCGGTGCGCAGTGATAGACGTCGCCGAGATGCAGCATCCCGCCCTCGGTCAGGAGGCGCATGATCTCCACCTCGTCCAGCGCCCCGTCGCCCTCGTCGTCGCGGAAATTCGGCGCGCCGAGATCGAGCCCGTACCAGACCGGGATCTGATGCCCCCACCAGAGCTGGCGGGAGATGCACCAGGGTTCGATATTCTCGAGCCAGTGGAAATAGGTCTTCTCGCCGCTCTCGGGCATGATCTTCGTGCGCCCGTCGCGCACGGCGTCGAGCGCCTTGCCGACGATCCTTTCGGCGTCCACGTACCACTGATCGGTGAGCATCGGCTCGATCACCACCTTCGAACGGTCGCCGAAGGGCTGCATGATCGGTTTGTTTTCCACATAGGGGATCGCGAGCGTTTCCTCGGTGCCGTCCTCGTCCTTCACCGTCTGCGGCTGCGTGACGGCGAGGCCCTCGGCGTTGATCTGCTCGACGATGCGGTCGCGCGCCTCGTAGCGGTCGAGACCGCGCAACTGGTCGGGCACGAGGTTGATCGTGTCGACTTCCGCCTCGGTGAAGGGCTTGCCCGCGAGGATCTCGGCGGCAAGGATCGCGCTGTCCTCGTAGGACAGCCCGTCCTCGCGCATCCGCGCCTGCGTGTCCATCAGCCGGTAGAGCGGCAGGCCCGCGCGTTTCGCCACCTGATAGTCGTTGAAATCATGCGCGCCGGTGATCTTCACCGCGCCGGAGCCGAAGTCCGGATCGGGATAGTCGTCGGTGATGATCGGGATCAACCGGCGGTGTTGCTTCGGGCCCACCGGAATCTCGCAGAGCTTGCCGACGATGGGGGCATAGCGCGCGTCGTCCGGGTGGACCGCCACCGCGCCGTCGCCGAGCATGGTCTCCGGCCGGGTCGTGGCGATGGAGATATAGTCGCGCTCCTCGGAGAACAGGACGTTCCCCTCCTCGTCCTTCTCGACATAGGTATAGGTCTCGCCGCCGGCGAGCGGGTATTTGAAATGCCACATATGGCCCGCGACTTCGAGGTTCTCGACTTCGAGGTCCGAAATCGCCGTCTCGAAATGCGGGTCCCAGTTCACGAGCCGCTTGCCGCGATAGATCAGCCCCTTGTCGTACATGTCGACGAAGACCTTGATCACCGCGTCGTGGAAATTGCCCTCCTCGCCGGCGGGGGCGCCCGGCGCGCCGGACATGGTGAAGGCGTTGCGCGACCAGTCGCAGGAGGAGCCGAGGCGCTTGAGCTGGTTGACGATCGTGGAGCCGTATCTGCCCTTCCACTCCCAGACCTTCTCGAGAAAGGCCTCGCGGCCGAGCTCGGTGCGGGAGGGTTGCTGCGTCTTCGCGAGCTCCTTCTCGACCATGAGCTGCGTGGCGATCCCCGCGTGGTCCTGACCCGGTTGCCAGAGCGTGTCGAACCCGCGCATCCGGTGCCAGCGCACGAGGATATCCTGGATGGTGTTGTTGAAGGCATGGCCGACATGCAGCGCGCCGGTCACGTTGGGCGGCGGGATCATGATGGTGAAGGTCTCGTCGCGCGTCCTGCCCGCGCCCGCCCTGAAGGCACCGGCCTCTTCCCAGGCCTCATAGATGCGTGCCTCGGCGGCCTGCGCGTCGAAAGTCTTTTCCATGGCCATGATCGTCTCACCCGCTCGGATATTTCGGTCCCGGCCTACTTATCGCGCCAGACCTGTGAGGGGAAGGGTGAAAGCCGCCGCGCGGCGCGGGCGGCCTCTTTGGCGATCCCGGCGCGGAGCCCGCGCGCGGCCTTGCCGCCCCGTCAGATCGCGCGGTCGAATTTCGTCGCGAGATGGATGAGGCTCTCCAGATCCTGCACCCCCGTGATCGCCCCGATCCGGTCGAGCGTCGTGTCGATCTCCTCCGTCGTCTCGCAGGCGATCTGCGCGATCAGGTCCACGCGCCCCGTCGAGGTGGCGACCATCTCGACCTCCGGGATTGCCTTCAGCTTCGTCACCACGGAGGCCGAGCTGCGCGGTTCGACCTGGAGCAGCACCGTCGCGCGGATGCGCCGCGCGAGCGCCACGTCGCCGAGCTTGATCGTGTATCCGGCGATGGTGCCGTTCGTCTCCATCCTCTCGAGCCGTGCCTGCACGGTGGAGCGCGCGACCTTGAACCGCCGCGCCAGACGGGAGACCGAGGTCGATGAATCGGCTGCCAGCGCCGTCAGGATTTTCTGGTCGAGATCGTCCATCGTGGACCCTCCGAAACGCGGATTTTCCGCCCATGCCGCCATGTCCGGCGGTTTGATCAAATTTCATCGTCAATTTGTATGGTGCTGTTGTCGAAATGACCAGCATTCTGTATGAATTTACCGTTTCATTCGGTCATTTCAACACGCATATAGCGCATACAAACAACAGGAACACAGGGCGCCCGCCGACGCACGAGATCACCGGCGCGAACGCACCTGGCCTGGTTCGGATAACCGCGTAAGCGCAATCCCAACCGGACAATTCCCGGGCAAGATGTGGCTGCGCCTTGTTGGTAAAGGACAGACCAATGGGGCTCTCGAAGACGATCTGGGCGACGCCCGGCGAATACCTGCGCAATCATGCACCCGACCACCCGGTGCTGTTCTTCTCCCCCGCCATCCTGCAAGCGACCGCGCGCCGGTTCATCAAGGGGTTTCCGGGACTTGTCACCTATGCGGTGAAATCCAACCCGGATGAGGAAGTGCTCGCCAACCTCGTCGCCGCCGGCATCCGCGGCTTCGACGTCGCCTCGCCCGTCGAGATGGACACGATCGCCCGCATCGCGCCCGGCGCGGCCATGC
The nucleotide sequence above comes from Celeribacter indicus. Encoded proteins:
- a CDS encoding pyridoxal phosphate-dependent aminotransferase, coding for MSDPRQTPLVRSLPSTVPFVAPERLEAERGVTFDARLGANELPFGPSPKARAAMAEAVEDIWKYGVADMPALRGAIAARHGIAPEAVTVGEGIDGLLGTLVRLYVAEGDAVVTSDGSYPTFNYHVAGVGGVLHKVPYRGDFEDPEALVARAAEVGAKLVYLSNPNNPMGSVHDAAAVQAMIDSVPEGCLMVLDEAYTEFAPASSRPEIDTTDRRVIRFRTFSKAYGMAGARIAYGIAHPEIAGSFDKIRNHFGVNRIAQAGALAALGDEPWLADVVEQVARGRDRIARIAQQNGLTPLPSATNFVTVDCGRDGDHARALLAALTARGVFVRMPGVAPLDRCIRISVGTEAELDVLAERLPLALRDLGAG
- a CDS encoding valine--tRNA ligase — protein: MAMEKTFDAQAAEARIYEAWEEAGAFRAGAGRTRDETFTIMIPPPNVTGALHVGHAFNNTIQDILVRWHRMRGFDTLWQPGQDHAGIATQLMVEKELAKTQQPSRTELGREAFLEKVWEWKGRYGSTIVNQLKRLGSSCDWSRNAFTMSGAPGAPAGEEGNFHDAVIKVFVDMYDKGLIYRGKRLVNWDPHFETAISDLEVENLEVAGHMWHFKYPLAGGETYTYVEKDEEGNVLFSEERDYISIATTRPETMLGDGAVAVHPDDARYAPIVGKLCEIPVGPKQHRRLIPIITDDYPDPDFGSGAVKITGAHDFNDYQVAKRAGLPLYRLMDTQARMREDGLSYEDSAILAAEILAGKPFTEAEVDTINLVPDQLRGLDRYEARDRIVEQINAEGLAVTQPQTVKDEDGTEETLAIPYVENKPIMQPFGDRSKVVIEPMLTDQWYVDAERIVGKALDAVRDGRTKIMPESGEKTYFHWLENIEPWCISRQLWWGHQIPVWYGLDLGAPNFRDDEGDGALDEVEIMRLLTEGGMLHLGDVYHCAPDFEAVKEKFFVEIDDVPTPLNHARVIEVADRDEAYDRFAASLAEYNLTQDPTKLVYPVWRDPDVLDTWFSSGLWPIGTLGWPNWDESTKKYFPTDVLVTGFDILFFWVARMMMMQLAVVDEVPFRTVYLHQLVRDEKGKKMSKTTGNVIDPLEIIDEYGADALRFTNAAMASIGGVLKLSVDRIKGYRNFGTKIWNAARFAEMNEVFESYTPGVVPTPTATVNKWIVGETVKVLREVDTAFADYRFNDAANALYAFVWGKLCDWYVELSKPLLYDGDAATKAETRQTMGWVLDQALAMLHPIMPFITEELWGTVHGARPMLAVSPWPELSDELIDAEADREMNWVIDLVEAIRSSRAEVHVPAGLKIPMVQVDLDAAGRRAFANSEALILKLARLDGVTEGPMPKGAITISVPGGTFALPLEGVIDIAEEKARLEKTLGKLEKELGGLRGRLNNPNFVASAPEEVVEEARETLAAREEEEAKIRSALARLADLG
- a CDS encoding Lrp/AsnC family transcriptional regulator, whose translation is MDDLDQKILTALAADSSTSVSRLARRFKVARSTVQARLERMETNGTIAGYTIKLGDVALARRIRATVLLQVEPRSSASVVTKLKAIPEVEMVATSTGRVDLIAQIACETTEEIDTTLDRIGAITGVQDLESLIHLATKFDRAI